GTCGACAGGGTGACGGTGGCGTTGTATTCCTCGAACATGATGCCGGCGAAGGGGAACTTTCGCCTGGTGTCCTCGCGTAGCGGCTGGGCGCCGGTCGAGGAGAAGTATTTGTAGGATTCCTCGACCTTGACATGGCCGATCAGCTTGTCGAAGAACTCCGGGCTGACCAGGGCCGGCACCCCGATCATGGTCTCGCCCTTGAGTTCGGTTTCGACCTTACGTAGCGCATCCCTGATCTTGGCCTGGATGTTGGTTCCGGCGGTCCCGAGCACGAAGTCCACCGACTGCCGGGTGAGGCCGAACTCATCGAAGTAGTCGTAAAGAGTAGACCCGGAACCATCTTTAACGATGCCCTTCAGCGCGTTGATCTCCATGTACTCCCTGGTCTGGGCGTGCTTGGCCCGCATGCGGGTGATCTTGCGCTCCATGACGGTGGCCAGCGGATCGGCGGCGTCGGCGACGCCGAAGCCGCGCACGCCCTGGACGTCCTGGGGAGTGATAACGTCATCATGCGGAATCCACGGGATGGTGAAGGAACGCATCGATTTGACATCGCGGTTGGCGACGGTGGCCGGGCCGCCGAGCGGCACGGTGGGCAGCAGGTTGAGCACGCCCTCGGCCTGCTCAATGATGACGGAGCGCTGGGTGATGCCCTCGAAGCGAAACAGACCCATCTGCCCGAGGCGAGTATAGATGTTGGGCAGGATGTTGATGGCCTGGGTCATCTCGGCCAGCGAATAGCCGCCGGCGTCGAAGGGATTGGCAATGACGTTCATGGTCTTAAATCTCCTATGGGTTATGGGGTCAGGCGGTAGCGCGGACGACGAT
This region of Rhodospirillales bacterium RIFCSPLOWO2_02_FULL_58_16 genomic DNA includes:
- a CDS encoding phage capsid protein gives rise to the protein MNVIANPFDAGGYSLAEMTQAINILPNIYTRLGQMGLFRFEGITQRSVIIEQAEGVLNLLPTVPLGGPATVANRDVKSMRSFTIPWIPHDDVITPQDVQGVRGFGVADAADPLATVMERKITRMRAKHAQTREYMEINALKGIVKDGSGSTLYDYFDEFGLTRQSVDFVLGTAGTNIQAKIRDALRKVETELKGETMIGVPALVSPEFFDKLIGHVKVEESYKYFSSTGAQPLREDTRRKFPFAGIMFEEYNATVTLSTGATETLIPAGEGIAFPLGTMDTFVTYGAPANLIETVNTMGLPMYARQIARNDGSAIDVKTEASILPVNKRPRLAVRIHTSN